Genomic window (Chryseobacterium sp. H1D6B):
GATTGAAAATGCCTTCGTCTGTCAAATGGTCTGTCACTTTGCCTTCATAGATCAAAATAACACCCTGACCTGGTGCTATTATAAGTTTTGATGCATTTTTAATCTCATCATTTTCAGATTGAAATTTATGAATCAAAACATCTGTCTGCTGGTCTTTCCACTCAATTACCTGCGAAAGCTGGCTTCTGAAAAAATCTCCTAAACCCATATTATTTTTAGTTTAATTTTTTTTAATCAATTTGCTGTCCAAAACTAAAGTGGAGACGTTTTTTTGTTATGATAAGATCGTTTTATTAAAAATAAGTGTCTATTGACAGACGATTTTATTAATCTCCATATTTTATTTCATCATCATCACATTCTCACGAAACTAGCACCAACAATTTTAAAACACTTGTAAAAAAAGAAATATTGTCAAATAAAAACGATATACTCTTAGCTATATTACTTATTTATAAAAGCTCCTGAATATTTGAAATGATTAATCGTTAACTGTCGAAAGCTTATACCATGTATTTGATTTCGCAAGTTAAAAATTCCTTAGATTAGTAGATGTAAAAATTTTTTAGTCATTTTAGAAACGTCATCAGCAAATACTAAAACCTCATTACTAAATAATGTCAATAACCTTTAATCCGATCTCTTAACCAGATTATGAATTTTCTATATCAACATTTACTTGGCAGGGTATTGCACGCCGCAATCTTTTATGCGACATTTTTTTTCGGTATAACCGCAAATGCGCAGAGCGGAACTTATCAACTCAAGAACAAAAATGGATCTTATTGCAATATTTCATTATTAAAAAAAGGAAATTATGTAACTGCAGAGATATTTGCCTGGTGGAATACACAAAGTGCACAAACAGGCTCATATTATGGTAAAGGCACGTTAAGTGCCAATAACTTGACCTTAAAAAGTGTTGAAAATGAGCCGGAATGTAAAGTAACTTTGGCATTGGAACAAAACAAATTACGCGCATCGTTTGAAAATTGTGCAGTAGATCATTTACCAGAAGATTTTAATGGGTTGTATGATAAAATTACTGTTGCTACAGCAGGGGATTATGTCGTTTCCGTTCCCAAGTCTTACTTTCATAAAAAACCGAATGGTGCTGCAAAACTTAAATCTTATGTGGTCGGTGGAAATCGTGTGACTCTCAATCTGGATAGGATAGAGGTAGGCAATTGGGTGTATGTATATTATGTTGATCCATCAGGGAAAGAAAGTGCAGGGTATCTTTCACTCGCACATCTGGAGAAGTTAGAAAAATGATTTTAATTAAGACAGATGTAAAGGTGACAAGTATTACAAACTATCTGTTAGCTTAATTAGCGAGGAAACATATTTCGATGCGTTTATTTATATGCAAAGCAACGGCGGAAATGACAGTTGAATGTTATCTAAAAGTATAAAAATTCCATTCACAAAAGAAAAAACAAATGAAAAAAAGAAATTACATTAACATCGGAATTTTAGCGTTTGTCGCTTTATTAGTGATCGGAGGCATCATCGTATTTGACGGGTTGAGCAGTATGGGAAACCCTAATGGAAGCAGTGCTCCTGATTATCCTTATTTTGTAACAACCGAACCAGTAACGGTCAAAAAATTAGCATTGCCGAAAGGTACAAAACTAATTTATGAAGAACAATTTTTCAGGGAAGGACAGCAGGACAGAATAATGAATGAAAAAAAGCTTACCGGAATAGAGTTGCCAAAAGGAAAAATGATTGATTGGGGTGGTGTTCCTGTGTATATGATTACAAAATTTTTCAATCCTGAAATGAAGGGATTTTCAGCCGGTGCAGATTTTGGACAATTAAATGATGACAAAAAAACCAAGTTTTCAGAAATGTGGCAAAGTTGCGGGGGGGAATTAGGGGTTTTAATCAAAAACAGCGATGACTGGACTTTTAACACAAAAAATATTGTTGATATTTCAGATTGCAGTGTAACCTATCAGCGTTTTTTTAAGGAAGATCTGCAACAGCAGAATTTTCTTGACAGGCTGCTAGGTGAACTCAAAAAAGTGGGTCAAAGCCAAACGAAATAAAAAATAAAAAACACAGGCACCAAGATTTTGCAGAATTCATTCTGAAATAATTGTATACAAAAACTATATGAAAGAAATTTTTGATTAATGTTATTTTCTTTAGACTAGTTTAAATATTTTTCAATTTAAAAATTCAGCATTGATTTTTTATAAGAAAAGAATCGCCGGACATAATCTTTGTTATTAGATATATTCTATAACCTCACTTATTTGCCTCGAAAGATCTTGCCGACATCGGCAAGATCTTTCGATTTTATCCAATTGATTCCCTGTTTAAATTTCGAAACTTTATTTTTGCAATAATTTTATAGGTAATGGCGGTTAAACAAATCGAGGCAGAAAGAATTCTTCTAATTCCTTATAATAAAACTCTGATAAATAAAATAAAGCAACAAGATTACACCATCTTAACGATATGGAGATAATACTTATTTATATTTTACAGTTATTATGATTGTCAAAAAAATACACATTTAATAAGAAACGTGTCCGAAATAATTATTTCTATTTTTTGCAAGTTCTATAAGCTCTGAAGAAAGATTGCCTTTTTTAGTGGATACGGTCAAAGTAGGGTTATAAAAACCTATCCAGTCTGTTGTGGTACTTCCATTGACAATTTTATTAAGTAAAACCATTTGCCTGCTTCCATTGGAGATAAATAATGATAAGAATGTATCTCCCTCTTCTGTAACAGTTTCTACATTCATAATCTTATAATCAATAGGAAAGAGGCTTTTTATGAACTCATTATATTTTGTATTTCCGGTATTATTACTGTTATCTACAAGAAAAGGGTCAATTTTACTCACGGGAAATTCTTTATGGAAATTGTAAGACCCGTCTTTTACCTCATAACAAACGGAACCCGCGAAATCACAAGGTGCGCAATGTCCGTTTTTCATACCGCAGCCATATGGGCAAGGGCCTTTGCAGGAATAGTGGTATCCCAAAATGATACCTACTGGGGAAGTGTCAATAATCGGTGTGAATTCCGTTTTGCTCTCTTTGCCATCCCAATTGACCACTTTAAGATATTTTTGGCTTCCGTCAGCAATTACGGATGCTTTATATTGAGTAGATTTATTCATCTTTTCTACAAAACGATCTATACTGGGTACTATCATATAGTCTTCCGGGACATCAAAAAGATTTTTAATCGTACCGTTCCAGTTTTTTATTGGCGACAACGGCCCAGTATCAGAGTTTACGTGTAAATCTCCCATTATGCCGGCTATCGGCCAAGTGCTCGTATCGCAAGGAATATCAGAATATATAGGGGCGGGATTTTCCACCAGTCCCTGGCTGTTATAATATTTCATCACTTTCTTTCCATCTATGCAAAATACGCGGGTATGTATCATTGCTGGTATGACGCCTGTATTTGGGTTTAAATGTGTACTGCCATCTCCTGTATATCTGATTCTGTTTCTCCCGCACAATCCTATCACAACACCGCCGCTGATGCTGAAAGCTCTGTATTTACCGCTTGTTTCGGAGGTTGTGTAACTTGGGAAGTTCATCTGTCCCAAATCGTATGTACCATCCTGGTGTATATTTCCTTCGGGATGATAAATGGTGGAAACCGTACTTATTTTCGGACCTATCGCGTAGCTTCCTTCCATCCAGATTCCGATCCTGCCGAGCATATACAGCAGCCTCAATTTTGGAACAATTCCCAAACCGTTGGTTTTAATTTCGTTTTGGTTCAGCAAATCCCAATGGTAAGTAGTGCCATTCACTTGGGAAGTTTGTGTGGCGGTAAAACTTTTTTGATTAATGTTGAGGTAGGCTGCATTAAGACTTGGATTAATACCAAAACCACTACGGCCTACTTTTACCATTGCAGAGGGCCCGGCTTCAAACCTGAAGCCTTGCTGTTTTGGGCTTCCTGATCCTTTTGCCGTAATCACGGGTGGACTGCTTTGTCCGGTTACCTGATAAGGATTCGGTAAACTCCTAAAATCACTGCTATTATTGAAGCCGTAATCGAAGCCTGTATTCAGTCCAAAACTCAAGTTTTCTTTTTTAATGACAGGGAAATATGAATTAAGATTAAAATTGATCAGATTCTCAAGATTTGAGCCGGATTTCAGCCCTTTATCAACATTGGAAGTACCTGCGCCAAGAAAAATTAAGGGATGATTTGCCCAAATGACAACAGTCGTTCCGTTACCGTCACTTTCGCGGCCCTGTGCCCTGATATTTTGATAAATTATTATAGAGCAAAACAATACTAAAATAATTTTAATTCTTTTCATAATGTTTGATTTTAATGGTTAGTTTTTGATGAATTTTAGGTTATACTTTTTATTTGTTCTGGTAATCACTTCCAATAGATAATTTCCGTTAGAAAGACTGGATATATCAATCTGATTATCTTGTTTAATCGTGGTATCAATCATTCTTCCGTTAGAATCATAGATGTTGATTTTAGAAATGTTTTTAATATTTTTAATGTGAATAATATCCCTTGCAGGATTTGGGAAAATACTTGGGCGCTCAAATGGCGAATCTGCTGTTGAAAGTGTAGCCGTAGCAATGCTGTTACTTGTAACATTACCGGCAGCGCAGGTGTTCCCGGAACTTATGGTAAGCACTATAACATCATTATTCGCCAGTGTACTGTCGGAATAAGCCGCGCTGTTTGTCCCTACATTGATGCCGTTTTTCTTCCATTGATAATTTGGGCTCAGATTGGAGGGATTTAGTTTACCACCCTGTAGAACTGAATAAAATACCGCGGTAACGCCGGGCGAAATTGTTCCCGGAACAGCTGTTATTTTTGGGGAAGTGGCATATAGATCTGCCGGGTTAGAATTGGTATTACAATCACAGGCGTCGCCAATGCCATCTGAGTCTATATCTACCTGCGAAGGATTATTTACAAAAGGACAGTTATCTGAGGAATCCGCAGCTCCATCATTATCAGCATCCGCGACTACGCTTACATTAGTGATTCCATTGATAGAGCCTTGCATAGCACCGATTGTAGTGCTTCCTAGTCCTACATTCGTTGCAAAGCCTTGGTTTCCGGCTGCATTGCTTACCGTGGACACTGTTGGAATTGCAGAGCTCCAAACCACACTGTTGCTAATGTCCTGACTCGTATTGTCTGTATAAAAACCAATCGCCTTATATCTTTGGTAGGTACCGATGCCCAGTGTGGGATTTTCTGGAATTACCTTTATGGAAACAAGACTTTGGGCATTACAGAATTCATTTAGCCCTATCAGAAAGAGTAAAAAATATTTCATTGTATTTAGTTTTAAAAGATTGACAAGTCAAAGTTGTAAAGAAAACACACAAAAAAAAATCCCTAATTATAGGGAGCTAAAAAGAACTAAGATAAGAGTAGAACCGAAAGCGATTTTAATCTGATTATTTCTGACCGTTATCTGTCCAATGGGAGGGATTGTTTTTATAAAACCAGGAAATGGCCTCTCCCAAAGATGAGATGTGAAGTTTTTCGTAGATGTGTTTGATATGGGAATTTACAGTGGAGTAGCTTACTCCTAATTTATCGGCTGTCATTTTATAGCTTAGACCATCTGCCAAGAATTTCAAAACCTCTTTTTCTTTTGGAGTAAGAATCTCAGTCTCACGGGTAGGCATAAAATATTCCAACACTCGTTTTGCAATAGCGGGATTCATAGAAGCACCTCCTTCATTCACTTCTTCTATAGCCTGCAGAATGCGTTTTGGATTGTCACTTTTCAGAATGTACCCACTTGCACCGTTAGAAATGCTCGTGAAAATTTTTTCACTGTCATCATATGCCGTTTGTATCAAAACCTTTATGTGCGGGAAATGGGATTTTATCAATTTCAGACCTTCAATTCCATTTGAAATTGGCATATTGATATCCATCAAAACCACATCCGGAGTGTATTCCTGCATTTCAGCCAATACATTTACACAGTTTTCAGCATTGCCAACATATTCCAGATGGTCACTCAGGCTAATCAGCGCTTTAAGGCTTGTCAAGCGTTCCGAGCTGTCATCGTATGCAAAAATGCGAATCATTTTATTATTTT
Coding sequences:
- a CDS encoding T9SS type A sorting domain-containing protein, with protein sequence MKYFLLFLIGLNEFCNAQSLVSIKVIPENPTLGIGTYQRYKAIGFYTDNTSQDISNSVVWSSAIPTVSTVSNAAGNQGFATNVGLGSTTIGAMQGSINGITNVSVVADADNDGAADSSDNCPFVNNPSQVDIDSDGIGDACDCNTNSNPADLYATSPKITAVPGTISPGVTAVFYSVLQGGKLNPSNLSPNYQWKKNGINVGTNSAAYSDSTLANNDVIVLTISSGNTCAAGNVTSNSIATATLSTADSPFERPSIFPNPARDIIHIKNIKNISKINIYDSNGRMIDTTIKQDNQIDISSLSNGNYLLEVITRTNKKYNLKFIKN
- a CDS encoding response regulator transcription factor, whose protein sequence is MIRIFAYDDSSERLTSLKALISLSDHLEYVGNAENCVNVLAEMQEYTPDVVLMDINMPISNGIEGLKLIKSHFPHIKVLIQTAYDDSEKIFTSISNGASGYILKSDNPKRILQAIEEVNEGGASMNPAIAKRVLEYFMPTRETEILTPKEKEVLKFLADGLSYKMTADKLGVSYSTVNSHIKHIYEKLHISSLGEAISWFYKNNPSHWTDNGQK